A portion of the Uloborus diversus isolate 005 unplaced genomic scaffold, Udiv.v.3.1 scaffold_14, whole genome shotgun sequence genome contains these proteins:
- the LOC129232934 gene encoding zinc finger protein 271-like, with amino-acid sequence MECHTQINNAKNCYYCEQCSRVFAYASQLKIHLRTHTGEKPFACEHCSKHFSRASSLETHLRTHTGEKPYSCEQCSKAFSNASNLKQHLRTHTGEKPFVCEHCSKQFSRASNLETHLRHHTGEKPFACEHCSKQFLTPSHLKQHLRTHTGEKPFACEHCSKQFPTPSQLKQHLKALTGEKPYSCEHCSKAFSNASDLKLHLRTHTGEKPFACEHCSKQFPTLSQLKQHLRTHTGEKPFACEHCSKQFFRASSLETHLRTHTGEKPYSCEQCSKAFSKFSCFKVHLRIHTGEKPYSCEGCSRAFSSASDLRRHLRTHTGEKPYSCKLCLKAFSTFSDLKKHLRTHTGEKPYSCEHCSKAFSLLGNLKSHLRTHSGEKPYSCENCSRAFSRLGNLKSHLRTHSGEKPYSKPYSCEHCSKIFLYLFSLKLHLRTHSGEKLFM; translated from the coding sequence ATGGAATGCCATACGCAGATCAACAATGCTAAAAATTGTTATTACTGTGAACAGTGTTCAAGAGTATTTGCTTATGCTTCACAGTTAAAGatacatctgagaacccatactggcgagaagccatttgcctgtgaacattgctcgaagCATTTTTCCAGGGCTTCAAGTTTAGAAacacatctgagaacccatactggcgagaaaccgtattcctgtgagcaGTGTTCAAAGGCATTCTCCAACGCTTCAAATTTAAAGCAAcacttgagaacccatactggcgagaagccatTTGTCTGTGAACATTGCTCGAAACAATTTTCCAGGGCTTCAAATTTAGAGACACATCTGAGAcaccatactggcgagaagccgtttgcctgtgaacattgctcgaagCAATTTCTCACCCCTTCGCATTTAAAGCAacacctgagaacccatactggcgagaagccatttgcctgtgaacattgctcgaagCAATTTCCCACTCCTTCACAGTTAAAGCAACATCTGAAAGCCcttactggcgagaaaccgtattcctgtgaacattgctcgaagGCATTCTCCAACGCTTCAGATTTAAAGCTacacctgagaacccatactggcgagaagccatttgcctgtgaacattgctcgaagCAATTTCCCACTCTTTCACAGTTAAAGCAacacctgagaacccatactggcgagaagccatttgcctgtgaacattgctcgaagcaatttttcaggGCTTCGAGTTTAGAGacacatctgagaacccatactggcgagaaaccgtattcctgtgagcaGTGTTCAAAAGCTTTCTCCAAGTTTTCGTGTTTTAAGGTACATCTGAGGatccatactggagagaaaccgtattcatgtgaagGTTGTTCAAGAGCATTTTCCAGCGCTTCAGATTTAAGgagacatctgagaacccatacagGAGAGAAGCCGTATTCCTGTAAACTTTGCTTAAAGGCATTTTCAACCTTTTCAGATTTAAAGAAGCATCTGAGAacacatactggcgagaaaccgtattcatgtgaacattgttcaaaggcattttccctcCTTGGGAACCTAAAATCGcatctgagaacccattctggcgagaaaccgtattcatgtgagaATTGTTCAAGGGCATTTTCCCGCCTTGGAAACCTAAAATCACACctgagaacccattctggcgagaaaccgtattcaaaaccgtattcatgtgaacattgttcaaagataTTTCTCTATCTTTTTAGCCTAAAATTGcatctgagaacccattctggcgagaaacTATTCATGTGA
- the LOC129232872 gene encoding early growth response protein 1-like: MECHTQINNAKNCYYCEQCSRVFAYASQLKIHLRTHTGELRQHLRTHTGEKPFACKHCSKAFSSASNLKQHLRTHTGEKPFAYFNDHLEY; encoded by the exons ATGGAATGCCATACGCAGATCAACAATGCTAAAAATTGTTATTACTGTGAACAGTGTTCAAGAGTATTTGCTTATGCTTCACAGTTAAAGatacatctgagaacccatactggcgag TTAAGGcaacatctgagaacccatactggcgagaagccatTCGCCTGtaaacattgttcaaaggcattttcgagcgcttcaaatttaaagcaacacctgagaacccatactggcgagaagccatttgcct